A portion of the Mycobacterium paraseoulense genome contains these proteins:
- a CDS encoding cytochrome P450: MTVMTGMSGTEKPGRAYDPIDLSSRAFWSTTAADRERSFAVLRAERPVSWHPPVQDALMPDPDDPGYWAVTRRADIVAVSRNNEAFLSGLGVMFENIPVELLEASQSFLAMDPPRHTKLRKLVSAAFTPRQIRRIEDSIQANARAIVEELQCAGSGADFVDHCAKQLPIRTLSDMVGIPESERERVAHAADALVSWADPVYLDGRNPMEVLVENQVYLHQIAGGLAAERREHPGDDLFSGLVNAEVDGDRLTDAEVSAFFVLLSVAANDTTRQTTSHAIKALTDFPDQRAWLAADFDNRIGTAVEEFIRWASPVMTFRRTAATDYELGGQTIRAGEKVVMFYPSGNWDTDVFDHPERLDLSRSPNPHVGFGGGGVHFCLGAHVARAQLRAIFGELLRQLPDIQAGDPAYVAGNFVHAIRSMPCTF, from the coding sequence ATGACCGTGATGACCGGGATGTCGGGCACCGAGAAGCCCGGCCGCGCCTACGACCCGATCGACCTGTCCTCGCGCGCGTTTTGGTCGACGACCGCGGCGGACCGGGAGCGTTCATTCGCCGTGCTGCGAGCCGAGCGGCCGGTGAGCTGGCACCCGCCGGTGCAGGACGCCCTGATGCCCGATCCCGACGACCCCGGGTATTGGGCGGTCACCCGGCGCGCGGACATCGTCGCGGTCAGCCGCAACAACGAGGCGTTCCTGTCCGGCCTGGGCGTGATGTTCGAGAACATCCCGGTGGAGTTGCTCGAAGCGTCGCAGTCGTTCCTGGCGATGGACCCGCCGCGACACACCAAGTTGCGCAAGCTCGTCAGCGCCGCGTTCACACCGCGGCAGATCCGCCGCATCGAGGATTCGATCCAGGCCAACGCCAGGGCCATCGTCGAAGAACTCCAGTGCGCCGGCAGCGGCGCCGATTTCGTCGACCACTGCGCCAAGCAACTGCCGATCCGCACGTTGTCCGACATGGTGGGAATCCCGGAATCCGAACGGGAGCGGGTGGCCCATGCCGCCGACGCGCTGGTGTCCTGGGCCGACCCGGTCTACCTCGACGGTCGTAACCCGATGGAGGTCCTGGTCGAAAACCAGGTGTACCTGCACCAGATCGCCGGGGGGCTGGCGGCCGAGCGCCGCGAGCATCCGGGCGACGACCTGTTCAGTGGCCTGGTGAACGCCGAGGTGGACGGCGACCGGCTGACCGACGCGGAGGTATCCGCCTTCTTCGTCCTGCTTTCGGTGGCCGCCAACGACACCACCCGTCAGACCACCAGTCACGCCATTAAGGCGCTCACCGACTTTCCCGACCAGCGGGCTTGGCTCGCAGCGGATTTCGACAATCGGATCGGTACCGCCGTGGAGGAGTTCATCCGATGGGCGTCGCCCGTCATGACCTTTCGCCGCACCGCCGCAACCGACTATGAGCTGGGCGGCCAGACCATCCGGGCGGGCGAGAAGGTCGTGATGTTCTATCCGTCCGGCAACTGGGACACCGACGTTTTCGACCACCCGGAGCGGTTGGATCTGAGCCGCAGCCCCAACCCGCACGTCGGTTTCGGCGGTGGCGGAGTGCACTTCTGCCTCGGCGCGCATGTCGCCCGGGCGCAGCTGCGGGCCATCTTCGGCGAGCTGCTGCGCCAGCTGCCGGACATCCAGGCGGGCGATCCCGCCTATGTGGCGGGCAATTTCGTGCACGCCATCCGCAGCATGCCGTGCACGTTCTAA
- a CDS encoding TetR/AcrR family transcriptional regulator: MPSVTRKPQANRERERQRRREQIERRLLDATERLMRDGTSFTELSVDRLSTEAGISRASFYIYFEDKGHLLRRLANQVFADLADSADRWWSVSSRHDPEDVRAAMDGIIASYRRHQPVLVALNEMAGYDPLVAATYRNLLTAVTGRMTRVIEEGQADGSIRPGLPAATTASALTWMVERACQQNLPVKPIDYDAELAAVLSEIVWGALYLKSTSAR, translated from the coding sequence ATGCCATCGGTCACCCGGAAGCCGCAGGCCAACCGCGAACGGGAACGTCAGCGGCGGCGGGAGCAGATCGAGCGCCGGCTGCTGGACGCCACCGAGCGGCTGATGCGCGACGGCACCAGCTTCACCGAACTCAGCGTGGACCGGCTGTCGACCGAGGCCGGCATCTCCCGCGCCAGCTTCTACATCTATTTCGAGGACAAGGGCCACCTGCTGCGCCGCCTCGCCAATCAGGTGTTCGCCGACCTGGCCGACAGCGCGGACCGCTGGTGGAGCGTGTCGTCGCGGCACGATCCCGAAGACGTCCGCGCCGCTATGGACGGCATCATCGCGAGCTACCGGCGGCACCAACCGGTGCTGGTCGCACTCAACGAGATGGCCGGTTATGACCCGCTGGTCGCGGCGACCTACCGCAACCTGCTGACGGCGGTCACCGGACGGATGACCCGGGTCATCGAGGAAGGCCAGGCCGATGGCTCGATTCGGCCGGGGTTGCCCGCGGCCACCACCGCCAGCGCGCTGACCTGGATGGTCGAGCGCGCGTGCCAGCAGAACCTGCCGGTGAAGCCGATCGACTACGACGCGGAGCTGGCGGCCGTGCTGTCCGAAATTGTCTGGGGCGCGCTGTATCTCAAGTCCACCTCGGCGCGATGA
- a CDS encoding MarR family winged helix-turn-helix transcriptional regulator, which produces MASPATPQLDPLSLDQQVCFALSVTNRAVLAVYRPLLEPLGLTHPQYLVMLTLWDHQKSPPGQRKPLLVKEIATTLQMDPATLSPMLKRLEGLGLITRTRSAVDERSTDVRLTDSGTALRRRALEVPPAVVARLGVGIDELQHLHQVLTRINAAALAAGALQS; this is translated from the coding sequence ATGGCGTCGCCGGCCACACCGCAGCTCGACCCGCTCTCCCTCGACCAGCAGGTCTGTTTCGCGCTGAGCGTGACCAACCGCGCCGTCCTGGCCGTCTACCGGCCGCTACTGGAGCCATTGGGACTGACCCACCCCCAGTATCTGGTGATGCTGACGCTGTGGGATCACCAGAAGTCACCTCCGGGACAGCGAAAACCTTTGTTGGTCAAGGAGATTGCGACCACGTTGCAGATGGATCCGGCTACCCTGTCACCGATGCTCAAGCGCCTCGAGGGGCTCGGCCTGATCACCCGTACGCGAAGCGCGGTCGATGAGCGGTCCACCGACGTCAGGCTCACCGACAGCGGCACCGCCTTGCGCCGGCGTGCGCTGGAAGTTCCGCCCGCCGTGGTCGCGCGTCTGGGCGTCGGCATCGACGAACTTCAGCACCTGCACCAGGTGCTGACCCGCATCAACGCGGCCGCCTTGGCAGCGGGCGCATTGCAGTCCTGA
- a CDS encoding cysteine hydrolase family protein produces MSDTAVVVVDMMNTYEHPDAEELIPNVGKIIDPLADLLRRARESDDVDLVYVNDNYGDFAAQFSDIVSSALDGARPDLVKPIVPGGDCRVMTKVRHSAFYATALAYLLNRLETKRLIITGQVTEQCILYTALDAYVRHFPVVIPTDAVAHIDPELGAAALKMMETNMSAEVTTAAECLG; encoded by the coding sequence ATGAGCGATACTGCCGTGGTCGTGGTCGACATGATGAACACCTATGAGCATCCCGATGCCGAAGAACTAATACCCAATGTGGGCAAGATCATCGACCCGCTGGCCGATCTGTTGCGGCGCGCTCGCGAATCCGACGACGTCGACCTCGTGTACGTCAACGACAACTACGGCGATTTCGCCGCCCAGTTCTCCGACATCGTCAGCTCAGCCCTCGATGGGGCGCGGCCCGATCTGGTCAAGCCGATCGTGCCGGGCGGGGACTGCCGGGTGATGACCAAGGTGCGGCACAGCGCCTTCTACGCTACCGCACTGGCGTATCTGCTCAACCGCCTGGAGACCAAGCGACTGATCATCACCGGGCAGGTCACCGAGCAGTGCATCCTCTACACCGCACTCGACGCGTACGTGCGCCATTTCCCCGTGGTGATTCCGACCGACGCCGTCGCCCACATCGACCCCGAACTGGGCGCCGCGGCGCTGAAGATGATGGAGACCAATATGTCGGCCGAGGTCACCACGGCCGCGGAGTGCCTCGGTTAA
- a CDS encoding DUF5313 domain-containing protein gives MTRTKPNIWQHIAYSYGRCLPSSMRDWVAHDLAGKGAVRRHMIRWAIPPLFVLAPFWLLPASLYVHTEMTVPLYIWALLISLALNKVWRRHRLAQHGLDPNLVDVIKNKKQAKMHEDYARRFGPRPESAAWQDNSNPFT, from the coding sequence ATGACCCGCACCAAACCCAACATCTGGCAACACATCGCCTATTCATACGGTCGATGCCTGCCCAGCTCGATGCGCGACTGGGTCGCCCACGATTTGGCGGGCAAGGGAGCCGTGCGCCGGCACATGATCCGGTGGGCCATACCGCCGCTGTTCGTTCTCGCGCCCTTCTGGTTGCTGCCCGCTTCGCTGTACGTGCACACCGAGATGACGGTGCCGCTCTACATCTGGGCCCTGTTGATCTCGCTTGCGTTGAACAAGGTCTGGCGCCGACACCGGCTGGCGCAGCACGGACTCGACCCGAACCTGGTCGACGTGATCAAGAACAAGAAACAAGCGAAGATGCACGAGGACTACGCTCGCCGCTTCGGCCCGCGCCCCGAATCGGCGGCCTGGCAGGACAACAGCAACCCGTTCACCTAA
- the rplU gene encoding 50S ribosomal protein L21 — protein MATYAIVKTGGKQYKVAVGDVVKVEKLDSDPGANVSLPVTLVVDGAKVTTDAAALAKVAVTGEVLEHTKGPKIRIHKFRNKTGYHKRQGHRQQLTVLKVTGIK, from the coding sequence ATGGCGACCTACGCAATCGTCAAGACGGGCGGCAAGCAGTACAAGGTCGCCGTCGGGGACGTGGTCAAGGTCGAGAAGCTCGACTCCGACCCCGGTGCGAACGTGTCGCTGCCCGTCACCCTGGTCGTGGACGGCGCGAAGGTGACCACCGACGCGGCCGCGCTGGCCAAGGTGGCGGTGACGGGTGAGGTGCTCGAGCACACCAAGGGCCCCAAGATCCGCATCCACAAGTTCAGGAACAAGACCGGCTACCACAAGCGTCAGGGGCACCGTCAGCAGCTGACGGTCCTGAAGGTCACCGGGATCAAGTAG
- the proB gene encoding glutamate 5-kinase, whose protein sequence is MTAHREAVRTARSLVVKVGTNALTTASGVFDAGRLAGLADAIESRMKAGTDVVIVSSGAIAAGIEPLGLTRRPKDLATKQAAASVGQVALVNAWSAAFARYGRTVGQVLLTAHDISMRAQHTNAQRTLDRLRALHAVAIVNENDTVATNEIRFGDNDRLSALVAHLVGAEALVLLSDIDGLYDADPRKIKGAKFIAEVSGAADLAGVVAGPGSDLGTGGMVSKMSSALLAADAGVPVLLAAAADAATALSDASVGTVFAARPQRMSARRFWVRYAAEAAGALTLDEGAVRAVLGQRRSLLAAGITGVSGRFYAGDVVELRGLDAAMVARGVVAYDATELATMIGRSTSELPGELRRPAVHADDLVAV, encoded by the coding sequence ATGACCGCGCACCGAGAGGCCGTCCGGACCGCGCGCAGCCTGGTGGTCAAGGTCGGCACCAACGCGCTGACCACAGCGTCCGGCGTGTTCGACGCCGGTCGGCTGGCCGGGCTGGCCGACGCCATCGAGTCACGCATGAAGGCGGGCACCGATGTCGTCATCGTCTCGTCGGGTGCCATCGCCGCCGGCATCGAACCGCTCGGATTGACCCGTCGTCCCAAGGACTTGGCGACCAAGCAGGCCGCGGCCAGCGTCGGGCAGGTCGCGCTGGTCAACGCGTGGAGCGCGGCGTTCGCCCGGTACGGGCGCACGGTCGGGCAGGTGCTGCTGACCGCGCACGACATCTCCATGCGGGCGCAGCACACGAACGCCCAGCGCACATTGGACCGGTTGCGGGCCCTGCACGCGGTGGCGATCGTCAACGAGAACGACACGGTGGCCACCAACGAAATTCGGTTCGGCGACAACGATCGGCTGTCGGCGCTGGTGGCGCACCTCGTCGGCGCCGAGGCGCTGGTGCTGCTCTCCGATATCGACGGCCTGTACGACGCCGATCCACGAAAGATCAAGGGCGCCAAATTTATTGCCGAGGTATCGGGCGCGGCGGATCTGGCCGGTGTGGTCGCCGGCCCCGGCAGCGATCTGGGAACCGGCGGCATGGTGTCGAAGATGTCCTCGGCGTTACTGGCCGCCGACGCCGGGGTACCGGTCCTGCTCGCCGCCGCGGCCGACGCCGCGACCGCGCTGAGCGACGCCTCGGTCGGGACGGTATTCGCCGCACGGCCGCAACGGATGTCGGCCCGGCGGTTCTGGGTGCGCTATGCCGCCGAGGCGGCGGGTGCGCTGACCCTGGACGAGGGCGCGGTGCGCGCGGTGCTGGGCCAGCGCCGCTCGCTGCTGGCCGCCGGTATCACCGGCGTGTCGGGCCGGTTCTATGCGGGCGACGTCGTCGAACTGCGCGGCCTGGACGCGGCCATGGTGGCCCGCGGTGTGGTGGCCTACGACGCCACCGAACTGGCCACCATGATCGGCCGGTCGACCTCCGAGCTGCCCGGTGAGCTGCGCCGGCCCGCGGTGCACGCCGACGACCTGGTGGCGGTGTAA
- a CDS encoding SIR2 family NAD-dependent protein deacylase — protein sequence MTTRCAESPELVALLAGRRMAVLTGAGLSTDSGIPDYRGPDSPPSNPMTIRQFTSDPVFRQRYWARNHVGWRHMDDTLPNPGHRALAALERASVVTAVITQNVDLLHTKAGSENVVNLHGTYAQVVCLGCGYTMTRAALAEQLEALNPGFVERAEAVGGLAVAPDADAVVADTTSFRYLDCPHCGGMLKPDIVYFGENVAKHIVDQAYSLVSEAEALLVAGSSLTVFSGYRFVRHAAALGRPIAIINRGRTRGDDLATVKVDGGCSELLTLLADELSPIAAR from the coding sequence GTGACCACCCGCTGCGCAGAATCGCCGGAGCTGGTCGCGTTGCTGGCCGGCCGCCGGATGGCGGTGTTGACGGGCGCGGGGCTGTCCACCGACTCCGGCATCCCCGACTACCGCGGGCCCGATTCACCGCCCAGCAATCCCATGACGATCCGTCAGTTCACCTCGGATCCGGTGTTCCGGCAGCGCTACTGGGCGCGCAACCACGTCGGCTGGCGACACATGGACGACACTCTGCCCAACCCCGGGCACCGGGCGCTGGCCGCGCTCGAGCGCGCTTCGGTGGTGACCGCGGTGATCACCCAGAACGTCGACCTGCTGCACACCAAGGCCGGCAGCGAGAACGTCGTCAACCTGCACGGCACCTACGCGCAGGTCGTCTGCCTGGGCTGCGGATACACCATGACCCGCGCCGCGCTGGCCGAACAGCTGGAGGCGCTCAACCCGGGATTCGTCGAGCGCGCCGAGGCGGTGGGCGGTCTCGCGGTGGCACCCGACGCCGACGCGGTCGTCGCCGATACCACCTCGTTCAGGTATCTGGACTGCCCGCACTGCGGCGGCATGCTCAAGCCGGACATCGTCTACTTCGGCGAAAACGTGGCCAAACACATTGTCGACCAAGCATATTCGCTCGTGAGCGAAGCCGAAGCGCTGCTGGTCGCCGGCTCGTCGCTGACGGTGTTCTCCGGCTACCGGTTCGTGCGTCACGCCGCCGCGCTGGGCAGGCCGATCGCCATCATCAACCGGGGACGAACCCGCGGGGACGACCTGGCCACCGTCAAGGTCGACGGCGGCTGCTCCGAGCTGCTGACCCTGCTGGCCGACGAGTTATCGCCGATAGCAGCGCGTTAG
- the obgE gene encoding GTPase ObgE, with protein sequence MPRFVDRVVIHARAGSGGNGCASVHREKFKPLGGPDGGNGGRGGSVVFVVDPQVHTLLDFHFHPHVTAPSGKQGMGSNRDGAAGADLEVKVPDGTVVLDENGRLLADLVGAGTRFEAAAGGRGGLGNAALASRARKAPGFALLGEPGEARDLTLELKTVADVGLIGFPSAGKSSLVSAISAAKPKIADYPFTTLVPNLGVVSAGEHTFTVADVPGLIPGASRGRGLGLDFLRHIERCAVLVHVVDCATAEPGRDPISDIDALEAELAAYTPTLQGDSTLGDLAERPRAVVLNKIDVPEARELAEFVREEVAERGWPVFLVSTVAREGLQPLVFGLWRMIAEYNAARPQIVPRRPVIRPVPVDDSGFTVEPDDEGGFVVTGARPQRWVRQTNFDNDEAVGYLADRLARLGVEEELLRLGARPGCAVTIGDMTFDWEPQTPAGQHVAMSGRGTDVRLERSERTGAAERKAARRQRRERGDES encoded by the coding sequence ATGCCTCGATTCGTCGATCGGGTCGTCATCCACGCGCGCGCGGGATCCGGCGGTAACGGCTGCGCGTCGGTGCACCGCGAGAAGTTCAAGCCGCTGGGCGGTCCGGACGGCGGCAACGGTGGCCGCGGGGGCAGCGTCGTGTTCGTGGTCGACCCGCAGGTGCACACCCTGCTGGACTTCCACTTCCACCCGCACGTCACCGCGCCGTCGGGCAAACAGGGCATGGGCAGCAACCGCGACGGTGCCGCGGGCGCCGACCTGGAAGTCAAAGTCCCCGACGGCACCGTCGTACTGGACGAAAACGGCCGGTTGCTGGCCGATCTGGTGGGCGCGGGCACCCGTTTCGAGGCGGCGGCCGGTGGCCGCGGCGGCCTGGGCAACGCGGCGCTCGCGTCGCGCGCCCGCAAGGCCCCCGGCTTCGCGCTGCTCGGCGAGCCCGGCGAAGCGCGCGACCTGACGCTGGAGCTCAAGACCGTCGCCGACGTCGGTCTCATCGGATTTCCCTCGGCCGGGAAATCGTCGCTGGTGTCGGCGATCTCGGCCGCCAAACCGAAAATTGCGGACTACCCGTTCACCACGCTGGTGCCCAACCTCGGCGTGGTGTCGGCGGGCGAGCACACGTTCACCGTCGCCGACGTGCCGGGCCTGATTCCCGGTGCGTCGCGGGGGCGCGGCCTCGGCCTGGATTTTCTGCGGCACATCGAGCGCTGCGCCGTACTGGTACACGTCGTCGACTGCGCCACCGCGGAGCCCGGCCGCGACCCGATCTCCGACATCGACGCGCTGGAAGCCGAACTCGCCGCGTATACGCCCACCCTGCAGGGCGATTCGACGCTGGGCGACCTCGCCGAGCGGCCACGGGCGGTGGTGCTCAACAAGATCGACGTTCCCGAGGCGCGGGAGCTCGCGGAATTCGTCCGCGAGGAGGTCGCCGAGCGCGGCTGGCCCGTGTTCTTGGTGTCGACGGTTGCCCGGGAGGGCTTGCAACCGTTGGTCTTCGGGCTCTGGCGGATGATCGCGGAATACAACGCCGCGCGCCCGCAGATCGTGCCGCGGCGGCCGGTCATCCGTCCCGTCCCCGTCGACGACAGCGGCTTCACCGTCGAACCGGACGACGAGGGCGGCTTCGTGGTCACCGGTGCCCGGCCCCAGCGGTGGGTCCGGCAGACCAACTTCGACAACGACGAAGCCGTGGGCTACCTTGCCGACCGGCTGGCCCGACTGGGCGTCGAGGAGGAACTGCTGCGGCTGGGCGCGCGACCCGGGTGCGCCGTGACCATCGGCGACATGACATTCGACTGGGAGCCGCAAACGCCCGCGGGCCAACACGTTGCGATGTCCGGGAGAGGCACCGACGTGCGGCTGGAGCGCAGTGAACGCACCGGGGCCGCGGAGCGCAAGGCGGCCCGCCGTCAGCGGCGCGAGCGCGGTGACGAGTCGTGA
- a CDS encoding NAD(+) synthase has product MDFYNAYSQGFVRVAACTHHTALADPAANAESVLRLARACHDDGVAVAVFPELTLSGYSIEDIVMQDLLLDDVKTAVESIVAASIDLLPVLVVGAPLRYRHRIYNTAVVIHRGVVLGVVPKSYLPTYREFYERRQIAAGDDERGTIRICDADVPFGPDLLFGASDVPDFVLHVEICEDMFVPIPPSAEAALAGATVLANLSGSPITIGRAEDRCLFARSASARCLAAYVYAAAGEGESTTDLAWDGQTMVWENGELLASSERFPKGERRSVADVDIDLLRSERLRMGTFDDNRRHHRGSAESFRRIDFRLDPPSGDIGLRRDVERFPFVPANRERLEQDCYEAYNIQVSGLEQRLRALNYPKIVIGISGGLDSTHALIVAARAMDREERSRSDILAFTLPGFATGDRTKRNAIELCRALGVTFSEIDITETAVVMFQEIDHPFGRGEKVYDVTFENVQAGLRTDYLFRLANQRGGIVLGTGDLSELGLGWSTYGVGDQMSHYNVNGGVPKTLIQHLIRWVISSGQFESDVTDVLQSVLDTEITPELVPSGEEEELQSSEAKVGPYALQDFSLFHVLRYGFRPSKIAFLAWHAWSDPEQGNWPPGFPDEKRPTYSLKEIRHWLGIFVQRFYSFSQFKRSALPNGPKVSHGGALSPRGDWRAPSDMSARIWLDEIEQQIPEE; this is encoded by the coding sequence ATGGACTTTTACAACGCTTACAGCCAGGGCTTCGTCCGGGTCGCCGCCTGCACGCACCACACCGCGCTCGCCGATCCGGCGGCCAACGCCGAGTCGGTCCTCCGGCTGGCGCGCGCGTGCCACGACGACGGCGTCGCCGTGGCCGTCTTCCCCGAGCTGACGCTGTCCGGGTACTCCATCGAGGACATCGTCATGCAGGACCTGTTGCTCGATGACGTCAAAACCGCCGTCGAGAGCATCGTCGCCGCCTCCATTGACCTGCTGCCGGTCCTCGTTGTGGGTGCCCCGCTGCGTTATCGGCATCGCATCTACAACACCGCGGTGGTCATCCACCGTGGCGTGGTGCTCGGGGTGGTGCCGAAGTCGTACCTGCCCACCTACCGGGAGTTCTACGAGCGCCGCCAGATCGCGGCCGGGGACGACGAGCGCGGCACCATCCGGATCTGCGACGCCGACGTCCCGTTCGGTCCGGACCTGCTGTTCGGCGCGTCGGATGTGCCCGACTTCGTGCTGCACGTGGAAATCTGCGAGGACATGTTCGTGCCGATCCCGCCCAGTGCGGAGGCCGCGCTCGCGGGAGCGACGGTGCTGGCGAACCTTTCCGGCAGCCCCATCACGATCGGTCGCGCCGAGGACCGCTGCCTGTTCGCCCGCTCGGCATCGGCGCGGTGCCTGGCCGCCTACGTCTACGCCGCCGCGGGCGAGGGGGAGTCGACCACCGACCTGGCCTGGGACGGCCAGACCATGGTCTGGGAGAACGGCGAGCTGCTGGCCTCCTCCGAGCGCTTCCCGAAGGGGGAACGTCGCAGCGTCGCCGACGTCGACATCGACCTGCTGCGCTCGGAACGGTTGCGGATGGGGACATTCGACGACAACCGGCGCCACCACCGCGGGTCGGCCGAATCGTTCCGGCGCATCGATTTCCGGTTGGACCCGCCCAGTGGTGACATCGGATTGCGCCGCGACGTGGAGCGGTTCCCGTTCGTCCCCGCGAACCGCGAACGCCTGGAACAGGATTGCTACGAGGCCTACAACATCCAGGTGTCCGGGCTGGAGCAGCGGCTGCGCGCGTTGAACTACCCGAAGATCGTCATCGGCATTTCCGGCGGGCTGGATTCGACGCACGCCCTGATCGTTGCGGCGCGCGCGATGGACCGCGAAGAACGGTCGCGCAGCGACATTCTGGCGTTCACGCTGCCCGGCTTCGCGACGGGGGATCGCACCAAACGCAACGCCATTGAGCTGTGCCGCGCACTCGGGGTCACCTTCTCCGAAATCGACATCACCGAGACCGCAGTGGTGATGTTCCAGGAGATCGACCACCCGTTCGGGCGCGGGGAAAAGGTCTACGACGTCACCTTCGAGAACGTGCAGGCGGGTCTGCGCACCGATTACCTGTTCCGGTTGGCCAACCAGCGCGGCGGCATCGTGCTCGGCACCGGTGACCTCTCTGAGCTGGGGCTGGGCTGGTCCACGTATGGGGTGGGCGACCAGATGTCGCACTACAACGTCAACGGCGGTGTCCCCAAGACGCTGATTCAGCACCTGATCCGCTGGGTCATCTCGTCGGGACAGTTCGAGTCCGACGTCACCGACGTGCTGCAGTCGGTGCTGGACACCGAGATCACCCCGGAACTCGTCCCGAGCGGCGAAGAAGAGGAGTTGCAGAGCAGCGAGGCCAAGGTGGGCCCGTATGCCCTGCAAGACTTTTCGCTTTTCCATGTGCTGCGCTACGGGTTCCGGCCGTCGAAGATCGCGTTCTTGGCCTGGCATGCGTGGAGCGACCCGGAGCAGGGTAACTGGCCGCCGGGGTTCCCCGATGAGAAGCGACCGACTTACTCGCTGAAGGAGATTCGGCACTGGCTGGGCATCTTCGTGCAGCGGTTCTACTCGTTCAGCCAATTCAAACGCTCGGCGTTGCCGAACGGCCCCAAGGTCTCGCACGGCGGCGCGCTGTCGCCCCGTGGCGATTGGCGGGCGCCGTCGGACATGTCCGCGCGTATCTGGCTCGACGAGATCGAGCAGCAGATTCCCGAGGAATAG
- the rpmA gene encoding 50S ribosomal protein L27, with amino-acid sequence MAHKKGASSSRNGRDSAAQRLGVKRFGGQIVKAGEIIVRQRGTKFHPGLNVGRGGDDTLFAKAAGAVEFGIKRGRKTVSITPQV; translated from the coding sequence ATGGCACACAAGAAGGGCGCTTCCAGCTCTCGCAACGGTCGCGATTCCGCCGCTCAGCGGCTGGGGGTGAAGCGATTCGGCGGCCAGATCGTCAAGGCCGGCGAGATCATCGTCCGCCAGCGCGGCACCAAGTTCCACCCCGGTCTGAACGTCGGGCGTGGCGGTGACGACACGCTGTTCGCCAAGGCGGCCGGAGCCGTCGAGTTCGGCATCAAGCGCGGCCGCAAAACGGTCAGCATCACGCCCCAGGTCTAG